One part of the Segnochrobactrum spirostomi genome encodes these proteins:
- a CDS encoding glutamine synthetase family protein: protein MSKKKKTERPEDRARGVASFEEAATWLSQRGLEDIECIVPDVAGVARGKMMPVEKFLSGPTMTMPTSIFTQTITGDYPEDEEADEIYDPTDGDLVFEPDYSTLAVVPWASDPTAQIIHDAYHKDGRPVDTAPRQVLRRVIDLYAHRGWKAVVAPEIEFYLIEPNTDPDYPLKPPIGRSGRPEIGRQSYSIAAVNEFDALFDDIYDFSEAQGLEIDTLIHEEGSAQMEINLLHGSPLELADQVFLFKRTIREAALRHKMYATFMAKPMSNEPGSAMHIHQSVVNAETGRNIFSDEDGTPTREFFSFIAGQQRFLPSVLCIMAPYVNSYRRLTRASVAPINVHWGYDNRTVGLRVPNSSPQARRVENRVPSSDSNPYLAIAASLACGYLGMISGLSPDDPVDGSARQLPFGLPRGLLESVVKFEECEELVDIFGKSFVATYRAIKQAEYETFMSVISPWEREYLLLNV from the coding sequence ATGTCGAAGAAGAAGAAAACCGAGCGCCCGGAAGACCGCGCGCGCGGTGTCGCCTCGTTCGAAGAAGCCGCGACGTGGCTCTCGCAACGCGGCCTTGAGGATATCGAGTGCATCGTGCCGGACGTCGCCGGCGTCGCCCGCGGCAAGATGATGCCGGTGGAGAAATTCCTCTCCGGCCCCACCATGACCATGCCGACCTCGATCTTCACCCAGACGATCACGGGGGATTATCCGGAGGACGAGGAGGCGGACGAAATCTACGATCCGACCGACGGCGACCTCGTTTTCGAGCCGGACTATTCGACCCTCGCGGTGGTGCCGTGGGCGAGCGACCCGACTGCCCAGATCATCCACGACGCCTACCACAAGGACGGCCGTCCGGTGGACACCGCACCGCGCCAGGTGCTGCGGCGGGTGATCGATCTCTACGCCCATCGCGGCTGGAAAGCGGTCGTGGCGCCCGAGATCGAGTTCTACCTGATCGAGCCGAACACCGATCCCGATTATCCGCTGAAGCCGCCGATCGGCCGCTCCGGCCGGCCGGAGATCGGCCGCCAGTCCTATTCGATCGCGGCGGTCAACGAGTTCGACGCGCTGTTCGACGACATCTACGACTTCTCGGAGGCGCAGGGGCTCGAGATCGATACCCTGATCCACGAGGAGGGCTCCGCGCAGATGGAGATCAACCTCCTTCACGGCAGCCCGCTCGAGCTCGCCGACCAGGTGTTCCTCTTCAAGCGCACCATCCGCGAGGCCGCGCTGCGCCACAAGATGTACGCCACCTTCATGGCGAAGCCGATGAGCAACGAGCCGGGCTCGGCGATGCACATTCACCAGTCGGTGGTGAACGCCGAGACGGGGCGCAACATCTTCTCGGACGAGGACGGCACGCCGACGCGGGAGTTTTTCTCCTTCATCGCCGGCCAGCAGCGCTTCCTGCCAAGCGTGCTGTGCATCATGGCGCCGTACGTGAACTCGTACCGTCGCCTGACGCGCGCCTCGGTCGCCCCGATCAACGTCCACTGGGGATATGACAACCGCACGGTCGGCCTGCGCGTGCCGAATTCCTCGCCCCAGGCGCGGCGGGTGGAGAACCGGGTTCCGTCGTCGGATTCCAACCCCTATCTCGCCATCGCCGCCTCGCTCGCCTGCGGCTATCTCGGCATGATCAGCGGCCTGTCTCCCGACGATCCGGTGGACGGCTCGGCCCGCCAGCTCCCGTTCGGCCTGCCGCGCGGCCTGCTCGAGTCCGTCGTCAAGTTCGAGGAGTGCGAAGAGCTCGTCGATATCTTCGGCAAGTCCTTCGTCGCCACCTACCGGGCGATCAAGCAGGCCGAGTACGAGACGTTCATGAGCGTCATCAGCCCGTGGGAGCGGGAATATCTGCTGCTCAACGTGTGA
- a CDS encoding GIY-YIG nuclease family protein → MTGWVYIVTNKPQGTFYVGVTNDIARRTYEHRTTQYPSFTSRYRLFGLVWYEPHDAMPLAIHREKRLKKWPRVWKINLIETFNPEWLDLYETLNA, encoded by the coding sequence GTGACCGGTTGGGTCTACATCGTCACCAACAAGCCGCAGGGCACGTTCTATGTGGGCGTGACCAACGACATCGCCCGCCGCACCTACGAGCACAGAACCACGCAATATCCGAGCTTCACCAGCCGCTACAGGCTGTTCGGGCTCGTCTGGTACGAGCCGCACGACGCCATGCCGCTCGCGATCCACCGCGAGAAGCGCCTGAAAAAATGGCCGAGGGTATGGAAGATCAACCTGATCGAGACATTCAACCCGGAATGGCTCGATCTCTACGAGACGCTCAACGCCTGA
- a CDS encoding NAD(P)/FAD-dependent oxidoreductase, with protein MTTALPAHAPSYYAATAVGLRERPRLDGSATADVCIVGGGFTGLSAALHLAERGRKVVLLEAKRLGWGATGRNGGQLHTGQRRPQDWIEARFGREEAHRLWSLAEDAKALVFDLAARHDIACDLTPGLIHALHRESEIADEKASLEHMRAEYGYDKLDFLSREELRAAIGTDFYAAGSRDRGAAHLHPLSFALGLAAAAERAGAQLYEGSPVKAVRQGRRFSVETTTGTIEADDVLLAGNGYLAGIEPTVEARVLPIKNYVLATAPLKNAAEIIPGNECIADSRFVVRYWRLTADGRMLFGGGETYGNREPADLKGFVRRYMLELYPGLADTPIDYAWGGTLAVTRERMPMVRRVRPGLYAATGYSGQGVAIAPFAGKLVADAIAGETDGLDIFSRIPVPPFPGGTLLRKPLMILAMLWFAMRDRM; from the coding sequence ATGACCACCGCCCTGCCCGCCCATGCCCCGAGCTATTACGCCGCGACCGCTGTCGGGTTGCGCGAACGGCCGCGGCTCGACGGGTCGGCGACGGCGGACGTGTGCATCGTCGGCGGCGGCTTCACGGGCCTCTCCGCCGCCCTCCATCTCGCCGAGCGCGGCCGCAAGGTCGTGCTGCTTGAGGCGAAGCGGCTCGGCTGGGGCGCCACGGGGCGCAACGGCGGCCAGCTCCACACCGGCCAGCGCCGGCCGCAGGACTGGATCGAGGCCCGCTTCGGCCGCGAGGAGGCCCACCGCCTCTGGAGCCTCGCCGAAGATGCGAAGGCGCTCGTGTTCGACCTCGCCGCTCGCCACGACATCGCCTGCGACCTCACTCCCGGCCTCATCCATGCGCTGCACCGGGAGAGCGAGATCGCCGACGAAAAGGCGAGCCTCGAGCACATGCGGGCCGAGTACGGCTACGACAAGCTCGACTTCCTCTCCCGCGAGGAGCTGCGCGCCGCGATCGGCACCGACTTCTACGCCGCCGGCAGCCGCGACCGCGGTGCCGCCCATCTCCACCCGCTCTCCTTCGCCCTCGGGCTCGCTGCGGCGGCCGAGCGGGCCGGTGCGCAGCTCTACGAGGGCTCGCCGGTGAAGGCCGTGCGCCAGGGCCGACGCTTCAGCGTCGAGACCACGACCGGGACGATCGAGGCCGACGATGTGCTGCTCGCCGGCAACGGCTACCTCGCCGGCATCGAGCCGACCGTCGAGGCCCGCGTGCTGCCGATCAAGAACTACGTGCTCGCCACCGCGCCGCTCAAGAACGCGGCCGAGATCATCCCCGGCAACGAGTGCATCGCCGACAGCCGCTTCGTGGTGCGCTATTGGCGCCTCACCGCCGATGGGCGGATGCTGTTCGGCGGCGGTGAGACCTACGGCAACCGCGAGCCGGCCGACCTCAAGGGCTTCGTGCGCCGCTACATGCTCGAGCTCTATCCCGGTCTCGCCGATACACCGATCGACTATGCCTGGGGCGGCACGCTCGCCGTCACCCGCGAGCGCATGCCGATGGTCCGGCGGGTACGGCCCGGCCTGTACGCCGCCACGGGCTATTCGGGTCAAGGCGTCGCGATCGCCCCGTTCGCCGGCAAGCTCGTGGCGGACGCGATCGCCGGCGAGACCGACGGGCTGGACATCTTCTCCCGCATCCCGGTGCCGCCCTTCCCCGGTGGCACGCTGCTGCGCAAGCCGCTCATGATCCTCGCCATGCTGTGGTTCGCCATGCGCGACCGCATGTGA
- a CDS encoding chorismate mutase: MRTHIDAIDTQILKLMAERQTYVHEAGRFKPSVAKVQDDKRVAAIIAKVRAEATTLGLSPDVAEATFRAMIAAFTEDEKKQVGARTP, encoded by the coding sequence GTGCGCACGCACATCGACGCCATCGACACGCAGATCCTGAAGCTGATGGCCGAGCGGCAGACCTACGTCCATGAAGCCGGGCGATTCAAGCCGAGCGTCGCCAAGGTGCAGGACGACAAGCGCGTCGCCGCGATCATCGCCAAGGTGCGCGCCGAGGCGACGACGCTCGGCCTCTCGCCGGACGTCGCCGAGGCGACCTTCCGCGCCATGATCGCGGCCTTCACCGAAGACGAGAAGAAACAGGTCGGCGCCCGCACACCGTAA